CAAGAGCACCCTGTACCGGCAGACGCTGTCGGCCTACTGCGAGCGCAACGAGGCCGCCTGGGCGGCGGTACTCGAAGGCCCCGACGAGACCGCGCTGGAGCGGCTGCGGGCATATCTCTTGAAGTCGGCACGGGTCGTCCATGACGACCCCGACGGGCTCGGCTGCATGGTGACCGGCTTCGTCGTCGAGGGAGTCGACCACGATCCGCAGGCCCGCGCACGCGTCCGGCAGGCTCTCGCGAGAATCGGGGGCTCACTGACCGAGTGCGTTCAGGCCGGACAGCGCCATGGCGACCTCGATCCGGAGGCGGATGCCCCCGAAATCAGCCAGATGCTCATGGCGGTTAACCGGGGCATGGAAGTAATGGCCAGGGCCGGGCTCGACGCGGTCGCGCTGGAACGCGTCGCCGGTCACGCGTTCGAGGGACTCCCGCTCACGGTGCAGGCCCGGTCCCAGCAGGTGTCCCAGGCGGCCACCGCGGATGCTTCCTGAGCGCTCACGCGCAGGTCAGGAGACGTTCGGATCGCGCTCCGCCCTGGCCGGAGTCGCCCTCCTGCGCCACCGTGTGATCCTGACGTGCCATCTCTGACGCCGCTACCCGTGACGGGGTGTCACCGGCGCACCTGGATCCCGGTGCGTGAGTATCCAACGTCGTGTGACCTCCTCGGAGGGGGACGTCGGTCGGCTGGCGGTAGTTGCGCGGTCAGGTCTGCGCCGGCTCCGTCTTGTGGCGGAACAGGGTCCGGTATTCCTGGGGGGAGGTGCCGAGGTGCCGGTGGAAGGCGGCCCGCAGCGAAGCGGGAGCACCGAAGCCGGTGAGGCGGCCGACCTGCTCGACGGGCACGGTGCTCGCCTCCAGCAGTTCGCGTGCTCGGTCGATACGCGCGTCGGTCAGCCAGGCCATCGGTGTAGTGCCGGTTTCCTCGCGGAAACGGCGGATCAAGGTCCGCCGGGACATATGGGCGTGTTCTGCGAGGTCGTCGACAGTGAAGGTGGCTGCGAGGTTGTCGAGCATCCACTCGCGCAGGGGAGCGAGCTCGTCTCCGCTGGCTTCGGGGCGGAACTGTTCGATGAACTGCGCCTGGCCGCCCCGTCGCCGTGGCGGTGCGACGAGGTCTCGTGCGTGTGTGTTCGCTGCTGCGGCGCCCAGGTCGGTGCGGATCAGGTGCAGACACAGATCGATCCCTGCCGTCACGCCGGCGGATGTGAGGATGTCGCCGTCGTCGACGTAGAGCTGGTTG
The DNA window shown above is from Streptomyces sp. NBC_01445 and carries:
- a CDS encoding GlxA family transcriptional regulator, which translates into the protein MTNRHHVTVLVLPGVLALEFGAATQIFSTDPHYELTLCADNGPGPVPVSGFTITVAAGLEALEDADTVIIPGYDDIDTTHSPGMLAALRAAHARGARLVSICTGVFALAATGLLDGRPATTHWRHAEQLRRRYPHVDVLPNQLYVDDGDILTSAGVTAGIDLCLHLIRTDLGAAAANTHARDLVAPPRRRGGQAQFIEQFRPEASGDELAPLREWMLDNLAATFTVDDLAEHAHMSRRTLIRRFREETGTTPMAWLTDARIDRARELLEASTVPVEQVGRLTGFGAPASLRAAFHRHLGTSPQEYRTLFRHKTEPAQT
- a CDS encoding TetR/AcrR family transcriptional regulator — protein: MGRPPGFDRTKVMQAVERQFRRSGYAGTSVDDIAKAGGLGRGSLYAAFGDKSTLYRQTLSAYCERNEAAWAAVLEGPDETALERLRAYLLKSARVVHDDPDGLGCMVTGFVVEGVDHDPQARARVRQALARIGGSLTECVQAGQRHGDLDPEADAPEISQMLMAVNRGMEVMARAGLDAVALERVAGHAFEGLPLTVQARSQQVSQAATADAS